From the Euphorbia lathyris chromosome 6, ddEupLath1.1, whole genome shotgun sequence genome, one window contains:
- the LOC136232429 gene encoding vesicle-fusing ATPase, with translation MAGRHSSAPATMIVTNTPAADLALTNLAYCSPPDLHNFAVPGTKYFLALVGDSAVLSLSPHENIRAGHIALNAIQRRHARVSTGDSISMSRFIPPDNFNLAMLTLELEFVKKGTKNEQVDAVSLANQLRKRFINQVMTTGQRASFEYHGTNYIFTVNQALVEGRDKSNEVERGMISSDTYFIFEASNSSGIKVVNQREAASSNIFKHKEFNLQSLGIGGLSAEFADIFRRAFASRVFPPHVTSKLGIKHVKGMLLYGPPGTGKTLMARQIGKVLNGKEPKIVNGPEVLSKFVGETEKNVRDLFADAENDQKLNGDQSDLHVIIFDEIDAICKSRGSTRDGTGVHDSIVNQLLTKIDGVESLNNVLLIGMTNRKDLLDEALLRPGRLEVQVEISLPDENGRIQILQIHTNKMKDNSFLAPDVNLQELAARTKNYSGAELEGVVKSAVSYALNRQLSMDDLTKPVDEDSIKVTMEDFLNAVHEVVPAFGASTDDLERCRLNGIVDCGERNRHIYERAMALVEQVKVSKGSPLVTCLLEGPNGSGKSALAATVGIDSDFPYVKIVSAETMVGLHESSKCAQIAKVFEDAYKSPLSIIILDDIERLLDYLAIGPRFSNLISQTLMILIKRLPPKGKKLLVIGTTSEVGFLDSIGLCEAFSVTYNVPKLKTEDAKKVLRQLNVFAEEDIDAAAEALDDTPIKKLYMLVEMAAQGETGGTAEAIYSGRQKIKIDEFYSRLQDVVRY, from the exons ATGGCGGGCCGCCACAGTTCTGCACCTGCGACGATGATCGTGACCAACACTCCGGCAGCAGATCTAGCACTCACGAACCTCGCCTACTGCTCGCCGCCTGATCTCCACAATTTCGCTGTTCCCGGAACCAAATATTTCCTGGCTTTGGTCGGCGACTCCGCGGTTCTATCTCTTTC TCCTCACGAAAACATTCGTGCTGGTCATATTGCCTTGAATGCTATTCAACGTAGACATGCAAGAGTTTCTACTGGTGACTCGATTTCTATGAGCAG GTTTATCCCTCCTGATAATTTTAACCTTGCTATGCTTACTCTGGAGTTAGAATTTGTGAAGAAGGGGACAAAGAATGAACAA GTGGATGCTGTTTCACTGGCCAACCAGCTCAGGAAGAGATTTATTAACCAG GTTATGACAACGGGCCAAAGAGCATCATTTGAATATCATGGAACTAACTATATCTTCACAGTCAATCAAGCTCTTGTAGAGGGCCGAGATAAATCTAATGAAGTTGAAAGGGGAATGATTTCAAGTGACACGTACTTTATCTTTGAGGCATCAAATTCAAGTGGTATAAAG GTTGTTAATCAACGTGAAGCTGCCAGTAGCAACATCTTCAAGCATAAAGAGTTTAATCTACAGTCGTTGGGTATAGGTGGCTTAAGTGCAGAGTTTGCAGATATATTTCGGAGAGCATTCGCCTCTAGAGTATTCCCGCCTCATGTGACAAGCAA ACTGGGGATTAAACATGTGAAGGGTATGCTTCTGTATGGACCTCCTGGTACGGGAAAAACACTCATGGCTCGTCAAATTGGGAAAGTCTTGAATGGGAAGGAACCAAAG attgtTAATGGCCCTGAAGTCCTGAGTAAGTTTGTTGGTGAaactgagaaaaatgttagaGACCTGTTTGCTGATGCTGAAAATGATCAAAAGCTGAATG gtgATCAAAGCGATTTGCATGTCATAATTTTTGATGAGATTGATGCTATTTGTAAG TCAAGGGGATCGACAAGAGATGGAACAGGAGTTCATGATAGTATTGTGAACCAGCTACTTACAAAG ATAGATGGTGTGGAGTCACTAAATAATGTCTTACTTATTGGAATGACCAACAGAAAGgatttacttgatgaagcacttTTGAG ACCTGGGCGATTGGAGGTTCAAGTTGAGATAAGCCTTCCCGATGAAAATGGCCGTATTCAGATTCTACAGATTCATACAAACAAGATGAAAGATAATTCTTTTCTTGCTCCCGATGTGAACCTTCAAGAGCTTG CTGCTAGGACAAAAAATTATAGTGGGGCAGAACTTGAAGGTGTTGTTAAAAGTGCCGTGTCATATGCTTTGAATCGGCAATTGAGTATGGATGATCTTACCAAGCCAGTAGATGAAGATAGCATCAAAGTTACAATGGAAGATTTTTTAAATGCAGTCCACGAAGTTGTTCCTGCATTTGGAGCCTCAACTGATGACCTTGAACGATGCAG ACTTAATGGGATTGTGGATTGTGGTGAACGCAATCGTCACATTTATGAGAGAGCTATGGCACTTGTGGAACAAGTTAAAGTTAGCAAAGGAAGTCCACTTGTTACTTGCCTTCTAGAAGGTCCAAATGGAAG TGGTAAAAGTGCGCTGGCAGCCACTGTTGGTATTGACAGTGACTTTCCATATGTCAAGATA GTCTCAGCTGAAACGATGGTTGGCCTTCATGAGAGCAGTAAATGCGCACAGATTGCAAAG GTATTTGAAGATGCATACAAGTCACCTTTAAGCATCATAATTCTTGATGACATTGAGAG ACTCTTGGACTATCTTGCCATTGGGCCACGCTTCTCAAATTTGATTTCTCAGACATTGATGATTCTCATCAAACGTCTTCCTCCAAAG GGAAAGAAACTCCTAGTGATAGGCACAACAAGCGAAGTTGGCTTTTTAGATTCAATTGGCCTTTGTGAAGCTTTCTCAGTTACTTACAATGTTCCCAAATTGAAGACAGAGGATGCAAAGAAG GTGCTGAGACAGCTTAATGTTTTTGCTGAAGAAGACATTGATGCAGCTGCTGAGGCACTGGATGAT ACGCCTATCAAGAAGCTATATATGTTGGTTGAGATGGCAGCCCAAGGCGAGACAGGTGGCACTGCGGAGGCAATTTATTCCGGAAGACAGAAAATCAAGATTGATGAGTTTTATAGTCGTCTTCAAGATGTCGTAAGATATtaa
- the LOC136234172 gene encoding large ribosomal subunit protein bL21m: MAQRRCIHTLSCRALAILASNPALHHPVKIPPSLSNSVESLLISRSSLKATGAETASYHSLRAHHHHRQFSSSSRDESENDEEGEETEGEYTESEGETETGLKREYSAEEKEEEAAAIGYKVVGPLQESERVIKPYEPVFAVVQVGSHQFKVSNGDCIFTERLKFCDVNDKVILNKVLLLGSCSQTIIGRPILPDAAVHALVEEHALDAKVIIFKKKRRKNYRRTKGHRQELTKLRITDIQGIEKPERKVNPKSKKDAVKKEEKVAVAA; encoded by the exons ATGGCGCAGAGACGGTGTATCCACACTCTAAGTTGTCGAGCCTTAGCTATACTCGCCTCCAACCCCGCACTGCACCACCCAGTCAAAATTCCCCCTTCTCTCTCCAACTCTGTCGAATCTCTTCTTATCTCCAGATCGTCTCTGAAAGCTACCGGCGCTGAAACCGCCTCGTATCATTCCCTCAGGGCCCACCATCATCATCGACAGTTCTCCTCAAGCTCTCGTGACGAAAGCGAAAATGACGAGGAAGGCGAAGAGACGGAGGGAGAGTATACTGAAAGTGAAGGCGAAACAGAAACTGGCTTGAAGAGGGAGTACTCGGCCGAGGAGAAGGAAGAGGAGGCTGCAGCTATCGGATACAAAGTGGTTGGACCACTTCAGGAGTCCGAACGTGTCATCAAACCATACGAGCCAGTTTTCGCGGTTGTTCAG GTTGGATCGCATCAATTTAAGGTGAGCAATGGGGATTGCATTTTCACAGAGAGATTGAAATTCTGCGATGTAAATGATAAG GTGATTTTAAACAAGGTTCTCTTGTTAGGATCATGTTCTCAAACCATTATTGGCAGGCCTATTCTGCCTGATGCAGCTGTTCATGCACTTGTTGAGGAGCAT GCATTAGATGCAAAAGTAAttatcttcaagaagaagagaaggaagaattaCCGCCGAACAAAAGGACATCGCCAG GAACTGACCAAATTGAGAATAACTGATATTCAAGGAATTGAGAAACCAGAACGGAAAGTCAATCCAAAGTCTAAAAAGGATGCAGTTAAGAAGGAAGAAAAGGTAGCAGTTGCTGCTTAG